A stretch of the Neisseria sp. DTU_2020_1000833_1_SI_GRL_NUU_006 genome encodes the following:
- a CDS encoding M23 family metallopeptidase, with protein MIETTRFPLLRRFWHNKPIRWSLLGILLPVSGAMTAYAVTEPVPEYQGFKVERVSEELPAVYVETGNFQSSYWAQEVVQQGDSLADVLTRMGVPQTDIKQIMAKNSAERDMQHLRANQSVNIRIDASGQVTDVQFFTDEELERNLVALEKVKGKWQASTSEVDMKTMPTLRSVVVRTSARGAMAQAEIPVEIRESLSEIFSDVLSLEDLKEGDVIRLLYDSMYFRGQQMGTGNILAAEIVKGGKSYQAYYYSQGKGDEESGSYYDQSGKSLQQKEGFNIEPVVYTRISSPFGYRVHPVLHTVRMHTGIDYAAPSGTPIKATADGVITFKGWKGGYGNTVMIRHSNGVETLYGHMSAFTPAQGTVRAGEVIGFVGTTGRSTGPHLHYEARVNSQPVNPTTVALPTPKLTPTNMAAFRQQQKSANTILASIRGLPVSVAQLD; from the coding sequence GTGATCGAAACAACCCGATTTCCCTTATTGCGCCGATTTTGGCACAACAAACCTATCCGCTGGTCTCTGTTGGGCATCCTTTTGCCCGTTTCCGGCGCGATGACTGCCTATGCAGTAACCGAACCTGTTCCCGAGTATCAAGGATTTAAAGTCGAGCGCGTTTCTGAAGAGCTGCCGGCGGTTTATGTTGAAACCGGCAATTTTCAGTCCAGTTACTGGGCGCAAGAAGTCGTCCAGCAGGGCGACTCACTCGCCGATGTGCTTACCCGCATGGGGGTCCCCCAAACCGACATCAAGCAAATCATGGCGAAAAACAGTGCGGAACGCGATATGCAACATTTGCGCGCCAACCAGTCTGTCAATATCCGCATCGATGCTTCGGGACAAGTTACCGACGTACAGTTTTTCACGGATGAAGAGCTTGAGCGCAATCTTGTCGCTTTGGAAAAAGTCAAAGGCAAATGGCAGGCTTCTACATCGGAAGTGGATATGAAGACCATGCCGACCCTGCGTTCCGTCGTTGTCCGCACTTCCGCGCGCGGTGCAATGGCGCAGGCGGAAATTCCTGTCGAAATCCGCGAGTCGCTGAGCGAAATTTTCTCCGACGTACTGAGCTTGGAGGATTTGAAAGAAGGCGATGTGATACGATTGCTGTATGACAGCATGTATTTCCGCGGACAACAAATGGGTACGGGCAATATTCTGGCAGCCGAAATTGTCAAAGGCGGTAAAAGCTATCAAGCCTATTATTACAGCCAGGGTAAAGGCGACGAAGAGAGCGGCAGCTATTATGATCAAAGCGGCAAATCGCTCCAGCAAAAAGAGGGCTTCAACATCGAGCCTGTCGTCTATACGCGCATTTCATCCCCGTTCGGTTACCGGGTCCACCCCGTTTTACATACCGTCCGTATGCATACCGGTATTGACTACGCGGCTCCTTCCGGTACGCCGATTAAAGCGACCGCTGACGGCGTGATTACCTTCAAAGGCTGGAAGGGCGGCTACGGTAATACCGTTATGATCCGCCATTCTAACGGCGTTGAAACCTTATACGGGCATATGAGCGCGTTTACCCCTGCCCAAGGTACGGTGCGTGCAGGCGAAGTGATCGGATTCGTCGGTACGACGGGACGTTCTACCGGTCCGCACCTGCACTATGAAGCACGCGTGAACAGTCAGCCTGTCAACCCGACTACGGTTGCCCTGCCGACACCCAAGCTGACGCCAACCAATATGGCTGCATTCCGTCAGCAGCAGAAATCGGCAAATACCATACTTGCCTCTATCCGCGGGTTGCCTGTTTCTGTGGCGCAGTTGGATTAA
- a CDS encoding 7-cyano-7-deazaguanine/7-aminomethyl-7-deazaguanine transporter: MYEFTTVQQQKALFWLVLFHILIIAASNYLVQFPFQIFGIHTTWGAFSFPFIFLATDLTVRIFGSHLARRIIFWVMFPALLLSYIFSVLFHDGSWTGLGALSEFNTFVGRIALASFAAYALGQILDIFVFNKLRRLKAWWIAPTASTVIGNALDTLVFFAIAFYASSDEFMAANWQDIAFVDYLFKLTICTLFFLPAYGVILNILTKKLTALHPAPLAKQTVSLQEN; encoded by the coding sequence ATGTACGAATTTACAACAGTGCAACAACAGAAAGCGCTCTTCTGGCTGGTGCTTTTCCATATCCTCATCATTGCCGCCAGCAACTATCTGGTGCAGTTCCCCTTCCAAATTTTCGGCATCCACACCACTTGGGGCGCGTTTTCCTTTCCCTTCATCTTCCTTGCCACCGACCTGACCGTCCGCATTTTCGGTTCGCACTTGGCACGGCGGATTATCTTTTGGGTCATGTTCCCCGCCCTTTTGCTTTCCTACATCTTTTCCGTTTTGTTCCACGACGGCAGTTGGACAGGTTTAGGCGCGCTATCCGAATTCAATACCTTTGTCGGACGCATCGCCTTAGCCAGCTTTGCCGCTTACGCACTCGGACAAATCCTTGATATTTTTGTGTTCAACAAATTACGTCGTCTGAAAGCGTGGTGGATTGCCCCGACCGCATCAACCGTCATCGGCAACGCCCTGGATACGCTGGTATTTTTCGCCATTGCCTTCTACGCCAGCAGCGATGAATTTATGGCAGCAAACTGGCAGGACATCGCTTTTGTCGATTACCTGTTCAAACTCACCATCTGCACCCTCTTCTTCCTGCCAGCCTACGGTGTGATTTTGAATATCTTGACGAAGAAGCTGACTGCACTGCATCCTGCTCCCCTCGCCAAACAGACGGTTTCTTTACAAGAAAACTGA
- the queF gene encoding preQ(1) synthase, whose translation MSRNTEELQGISLLGNQKTQYPTGYAPEILEAFDNKHPDNDYFVKFVCPEFTSLCPMTGQPDFATIYIRYIPHIKMVESKSLKLYLFSFRNHGDFHEDCVNIIMKDLIALMDPKYIEVFGEFTPRGGIAIHPFANYGKAGTEFETLARKRLFEHDSQ comes from the coding sequence ATGTCCCGCAATACCGAAGAGCTGCAAGGCATCTCTCTTTTGGGCAATCAAAAAACCCAATATCCGACCGGCTACGCTCCCGAAATTCTTGAAGCATTCGACAACAAACATCCCGACAACGATTATTTCGTCAAGTTCGTCTGCCCCGAATTCACCAGCCTCTGCCCCATGACCGGGCAGCCCGACTTTGCCACCATCTACATCCGCTACATCCCGCACATCAAAATGGTGGAAAGCAAATCCCTGAAACTCTACCTATTCAGCTTCCGCAACCACGGCGATTTCCATGAAGACTGCGTCAACATCATCATGAAAGACCTGATTGCCCTGATGGATCCGAAATACATCGAAGTTTTCGGCGAATTCACACCGCGCGGCGGCATCGCCATTCATCCCTTTGCCAATTACGGCAAAGCAGGTACCGAGTTCGAAACACTGGCACGCAAACGCCTGTTCGAACACGACAGCCAATAA
- a CDS encoding MarR family transcriptional regulator, translating to MSFSQTDLTTALKTLSDRLPQFSEQQTRAGRMLRVVTERLSSHLNDNLKVYGINENLWFALMAVYVSPNSEILPSRLSDLMDLTRTSATRLSDEMVSRGWVARYINQQDRRQIVLKLTPEGEVFIQKVWPQVSSTNQEAWKDFTDEDYNQLQYLLGKLLRRLEG from the coding sequence ATGAGTTTTTCACAAACCGATTTGACCACGGCATTAAAAACCCTATCTGACCGCCTGCCTCAATTTTCCGAGCAGCAGACCAGGGCTGGGCGGATGTTGCGGGTCGTAACCGAACGCCTCAGTTCGCATCTGAATGATAATCTGAAAGTATATGGCATCAATGAAAACCTCTGGTTTGCCTTGATGGCGGTTTACGTCAGCCCCAACAGTGAAATTTTACCATCACGCTTGAGTGATTTGATGGATCTGACCCGTACCAGCGCGACCAGATTGTCGGACGAAATGGTCAGCCGGGGCTGGGTTGCACGCTATATCAACCAGCAGGACCGCCGTCAGATTGTGCTAAAATTGACCCCCGAAGGTGAGGTTTTTATCCAAAAAGTATGGCCGCAGGTTTCCAGTACGAACCAAGAGGCTTGGAAAGATTTCACCGATGAAGATTACAACCAATTGCAATATTTGTTGGGTAAGCTGCTGCGCCGGCTGGAGGGCTGA
- a CDS encoding efflux transporter outer membrane subunit — protein MKANPYKQGICIATAILLSACAQFGKQAPLEEPTNYGLSEGKSAAMVQDAWWMQLNDQKLNRLVALSIRNAPDLRIAKARFEQAQAQLGITEAASKMQIGLSARGAGAYVAPKPSSGHIDTDHTLLLANTALQGTWSFDFWGKNRKQAASILGKRKAILYEAHQTRIDIANAVASQYFTWQMLLIQQNLLSERMETADKMQQLIRRRINARLASAESLYPVEMQQQSMQLEKLELERRIAKVRHALAILSGTTPDGLSLYMPEKMAAVPVAPINKIHADLLGARPDIAAQKAMLESRFNTVKATEAEFYPNIELKVLAGLAHIDAFNVVRGRTSGMIGVLPALNLPIFTSGALQSKLAGRRAEYNEQVALYDRTVLNAMRTAADAVVDYQNMQKRQSIWEKMQETAEKTVRNANSRVNAGLDNGLSALQKQNELLQLKMQKAQYQAESLIAWSNLNTQLGGGFKLEPLGRNVSKKSTGKKVR, from the coding sequence ATGAAAGCCAATCCCTACAAACAGGGAATCTGTATCGCTACCGCCATTCTACTTTCTGCCTGCGCTCAATTCGGTAAACAGGCTCCTTTGGAAGAACCTACCAATTACGGGCTATCTGAAGGTAAGTCTGCAGCCATGGTTCAAGATGCGTGGTGGATGCAACTGAACGACCAAAAACTTAACCGATTAGTTGCACTCTCTATCCGTAATGCTCCCGATTTGCGTATTGCTAAGGCGCGCTTCGAACAAGCACAAGCGCAGCTGGGAATCACTGAAGCCGCAAGCAAAATGCAAATCGGGTTGTCCGCGCGAGGGGCGGGAGCATATGTTGCTCCTAAGCCCTCATCCGGTCATATTGATACTGACCATACCTTATTATTGGCAAATACTGCTTTACAGGGTACTTGGTCGTTTGACTTTTGGGGTAAGAACCGGAAACAGGCCGCGTCCATATTAGGAAAGCGCAAGGCCATTTTGTACGAGGCCCATCAAACGCGTATTGATATCGCCAATGCGGTTGCATCACAATATTTCACATGGCAGATGTTGTTAATACAACAAAATCTATTATCCGAGCGTATGGAAACTGCAGACAAGATGCAGCAACTGATACGCAGAAGGATTAATGCCCGCCTGGCTTCTGCAGAATCGCTTTATCCGGTTGAAATGCAACAGCAAAGTATGCAGTTGGAAAAACTGGAGTTGGAGCGCCGAATTGCTAAAGTGCGTCATGCTTTAGCAATATTAAGCGGGACAACACCTGACGGTTTATCTTTGTATATGCCTGAAAAAATGGCAGCAGTTCCTGTCGCTCCAATCAATAAAATCCATGCAGATTTATTGGGTGCCCGCCCGGATATTGCTGCACAAAAAGCTATGTTGGAATCTCGGTTCAATACGGTTAAAGCGACAGAAGCTGAGTTCTATCCCAATATAGAACTCAAAGTTTTGGCAGGTCTGGCACATATTGATGCTTTTAATGTTGTACGAGGGCGTACATCGGGTATGATCGGCGTACTTCCTGCCTTAAATCTGCCAATTTTTACTTCAGGAGCATTACAATCTAAGTTGGCAGGGCGGCGTGCCGAATATAATGAACAGGTAGCCCTTTATGACCGTACTGTTTTAAATGCCATGCGTACTGCTGCCGATGCGGTTGTTGACTATCAAAATATGCAGAAACGACAAAGCATTTGGGAGAAAATGCAGGAAACTGCTGAAAAAACAGTCCGTAACGCGAATAGCCGTGTCAATGCGGGATTAGATAATGGTCTATCTGCTCTGCAAAAACAGAACGAACTTCTGCAATTAAAAATGCAGAAAGCACAATATCAAGCCGAGTCATTGATTGCATGGAGCAATTTAAATACCCAACTGGGCGGAGGATTTAAGCTTGAGCCTTTGGGACGAAATGTCTCAAAAAAAAGTACAGGTAAAAAGGTACGCTGA